The Oscillospiraceae bacterium genome has a segment encoding these proteins:
- a CDS encoding LysR family transcriptional regulator, whose translation MTLKQLEYVVKVAECGTVSGAAKALFVAQPSLSAAIQELESEMHLTLFHRTNKGVVVTKEGEVFLSYARQILEQTALLESRYKGDPVRKQAFCVSTQHYSFAVNAFVDLIRERGGDRYDFSLRETQTYEIIEDVAQRKSEIGLLYLNDFNRTALQKLLRGADLDFTPLFTAHAHVFLSSDHPLSGARSVSFDDLAEYPYLSFEQGDHNSFYFSEEIFSPAVRSKNIRVRDRATLFNLLIGLQGYTVCSGVIDSKLNGENIVAVPLTGVAPMEIGYVLPAGVQPGSLCRAYIENLKQYVPID comes from the coding sequence ATGACATTAAAACAACTGGAATATGTGGTCAAGGTGGCGGAGTGCGGTACCGTCAGCGGGGCGGCCAAGGCGCTGTTTGTGGCCCAGCCCAGCCTGAGTGCCGCCATTCAGGAGTTGGAGAGCGAAATGCACCTGACCCTGTTCCACCGCACCAATAAGGGCGTGGTCGTGACCAAAGAAGGCGAGGTGTTCCTGTCTTACGCTCGCCAAATTTTGGAGCAGACGGCGCTGCTGGAAAGCCGCTACAAGGGCGACCCGGTGCGCAAGCAGGCCTTTTGTGTGTCTACCCAGCACTATTCCTTTGCGGTGAACGCCTTTGTGGACCTGATCCGGGAGCGGGGCGGCGACCGCTACGACTTCTCTTTGCGAGAGACGCAAACCTATGAGATCATTGAGGATGTGGCACAGCGCAAAAGCGAGATCGGCCTGTTGTATCTCAATGACTTTAATCGCACGGCGCTGCAAAAGCTGCTGCGGGGAGCCGATTTGGATTTTACGCCCCTGTTTACCGCCCACGCGCATGTGTTTCTCAGCAGCGATCACCCGCTCTCCGGTGCCCGGTCAGTGTCTTTTGACGATTTGGCGGAGTATCCTTATTTGTCCTTTGAGCAGGGGGACCACAATTCCTTTTATTTTTCGGAAGAGATCTTCAGCCCGGCAGTGCGCAGCAAAAATATCCGGGTGCGGGACCGCGCCACCCTGTTTAATTTGCTGATCGGCTTGCAGGGCTACACCGTGTGCAGCGGCGTGATCGACAGCAAGCTGAACGGCGAGAATATTGTAGCCGTGCCCCTCACCGGCGTGGCGCCCATGGAGATCGGCTATGTTTTGCCGGCCGGCGTGCAGCCGGGCAGCCTGTGCCGGGCGTATATTGAAAATTTGAAGCAGTATGTGCCCATAGACTGA
- the gpmI gene encoding 2,3-bisphosphoglycerate-independent phosphoglycerate mutase, with product MSKKPYVLCIMDGFGKNPSQHGNAIAMAKKPNLDKLMAECPYTYIGASGMDVGLPDGQMGNSEVGHTNMGAGRVVYQDLTRISKAFADGEAYKNAALVGAMENAKDKALHLMGLVSPGGVHSHITHLYNLLEMAKEQGVSKVYVHAFLDGRDVPPASAAEDLEQLQAKMNELGVGKIASVMGRFYAMDRDNIWDRVEKAYAAMVYGEGVQATDAVAAVRASYETVDEDGKHLTDEFVLPTVVGNEGRVHSGESVIFFNFRPDRAREITRAFVDPAFTGFDRKGGALNPYFVCMTQYDAEMPCVHVAFGPESLENTFGEYLSKQGKTQLRIAETQKYAHVTFFFNGGAEEPYPGEDRILVPSPKISTFDLMPEMSAPQVSEKLNEAVRSGKYDVVIVNFANCDMVGHTGIIPAAVKAVETVDACVGSLVQAVKDMDGVLFVTADHGNADKMLDENDEPFTAHTTNPVPFIVVNYPCTLREGGKLCDIAPTMLKVMGLLQPAEMTGTSIVE from the coding sequence GGCAAGAACCCGTCCCAGCATGGCAATGCCATTGCCATGGCCAAGAAGCCCAATTTGGATAAGTTGATGGCCGAGTGCCCTTATACCTATATCGGCGCCTCCGGTATGGATGTGGGCCTGCCGGACGGCCAGATGGGCAACAGCGAGGTGGGCCACACCAATATGGGCGCCGGCCGCGTGGTGTACCAGGATTTGACCCGCATTTCCAAGGCGTTTGCCGACGGCGAGGCCTATAAGAATGCGGCGCTGGTTGGCGCCATGGAGAATGCCAAGGACAAGGCCCTGCACCTGATGGGCCTTGTGTCTCCCGGTGGCGTACACAGCCATATAACCCATCTGTACAATCTGCTGGAGATGGCCAAGGAACAGGGCGTTTCCAAGGTGTATGTGCACGCTTTTCTGGACGGCCGTGATGTGCCCCCCGCTTCTGCAGCGGAGGATTTGGAACAGCTCCAGGCCAAGATGAACGAACTGGGCGTTGGTAAGATCGCCTCTGTGATGGGTCGTTTCTACGCCATGGACCGTGATAATATTTGGGACCGTGTGGAGAAAGCCTATGCCGCTATGGTGTACGGCGAGGGCGTGCAGGCTACGGACGCGGTGGCGGCCGTGCGTGCGTCTTATGAGACGGTGGACGAGGACGGAAAGCACCTGACCGATGAGTTTGTGCTGCCCACCGTTGTTGGCAACGAGGGCCGTGTGCACAGCGGCGAAAGCGTGATCTTCTTTAACTTCCGGCCGGACCGTGCCCGGGAGATTACCCGCGCCTTTGTGGATCCGGCATTCACCGGCTTTGACCGCAAGGGTGGCGCCTTGAACCCCTATTTTGTGTGCATGACCCAGTATGATGCGGAGATGCCTTGCGTGCATGTGGCCTTTGGTCCGGAGAGCCTGGAGAACACCTTTGGCGAGTACCTGTCCAAGCAGGGCAAGACCCAGCTGCGAATCGCCGAGACCCAGAAGTATGCCCATGTGACCTTCTTCTTCAACGGCGGTGCAGAGGAGCCGTATCCGGGCGAGGATCGCATTTTGGTGCCCTCTCCCAAGATCTCAACCTTTGACCTGATGCCGGAGATGAGCGCACCCCAGGTGTCTGAAAAGCTGAACGAGGCCGTGCGCAGCGGCAAGTACGATGTGGTGATTGTCAACTTCGCCAACTGTGATATGGTGGGTCACACCGGCATTATCCCCGCCGCCGTTAAGGCTGTGGAGACGGTGGACGCCTGCGTTGGCAGCTTGGTTCAGGCGGTCAAGGATATGGACGGCGTGCTGTTTGTCACTGCCGATCACGGCAATGCAGACAAGATGCTGGACGAGAACGACGAGCCGTTCACGGCCCACACCACCAACCCGGTGCCCTTTATCGTGGTGAACTACCCCTGCACCCTGCGTGAGGGCGGCAAGCTGTGCGACATTGCTCCCACCATGCTCAAGGTGATGGGTCTGCTCCAGCCGGCAGAAATGACCGGTACCTCTATCGTAGAGTAA